AAAAGCAGTGAAGAGTTGCTTAAAGAATTTAATACTTCACTAAGTGGCATTGATTCTAGTAAAGTTGATGAAATCAGAGAAATTCATGGTTTTAACGAATTGCTAGAAGGAGAAAAGAAAAGCCTTATTATGATTTTCTTAGAACAATTTAAAGACTTCTTAGTTTTTGTTCTACTTGGAGCATCTATTATTTCCTTTGCTGTTGGAAATAAAGAAAGTACCATAGTAATACTAGTAGTTCTTATAATGAACGCTATATTGGGAACTGTCCAACACTTAAAGGCAGAAGCCTCTTTAAAGAGTCTTAAGGCATTATCTGCTCCTAATTCAAAGGTGATTAGAGATGGACACAAAATAGAAATTCCTTCAAAGGAATTAATTCCAGGTGATATTGTACTTTTAGAAGCTGGTGATTTTGTTGCTGCTGATGGAAGGCTAATAGACAATTATTCTTTACAAGTTAACGAAAGTTCTTTAACTGGAGAATCCATAAATGTTGATAAACACAGTGATTTAATCACTGAAGATGAAGTTCCTTTAGCTGAAAGAACTAATATGGTATTCTCAGGCTCACTAGTAACCTATGGCCGTGGAACTGTTTTGGTAACTGGAACAGGTATGAATACTGAAATAGGTAAAATAGCTCAACTGCTTAAGGATACCAAGGAAAAGAAAACTCCATTACAAAAAAGTTTAGATGATTTTGGTAAAAAACTTACCTTTTTAATATTAGGTATATGTTTTATAATTTTCTTTGTAAATATTTCAAGAGGTCTTCCTCTTATTGATTCAGTTATGTTCTCCATTGCTTTAGCTGTAGCTGCAATTCCAGAGGCACTAAGTTCTATAGTTACTATTGTATTAGCCCTTGGAACTCAAAAAATGGCTAAGGAAGGTGCTATTGTTAAGAAACTAAAATCTGTAGAAAGCTTAGGTTCTGTATCAATCATCTGCTCCGATAAAACAGGTACACTTACTCAAAACAAAATGAAGGTTAAGGAATTATACATAAACGGAGAAGTAATTCCTAGTTCTGGCTTAAATTTGTCCAATCCTACACATGAGTTTTTCCTTAAATCTTTAGTTCTATGTAATGATTCTTCAATTAGAGATGATGCTGAAATAGGGGATCCTACAGAAGTTGCTCTAGTAAAATTAGCAGCTGATTATTCAAAAACTGCTGAAGAAATAAGAAATACTCATACAAGGAAAAGTGAGATTCCATTTGATTCCGATAGAAAGCTAATGAGTACCACACATGAATTTGATGAAGACCATGTTATGATAACTAAAGGTGCTGTTGATGTGCTTATAAACAAGATAACATCCATTGAAACAGTAGATGGGATAAAAGAGATATCTCAAAATGATAAGGATGCTATTGAAGAAACTAATAAAAATTTCTCTAGAAAAGGACTTAGGGTCTTAGCATTAGTTTATAAAAACATTCCGCTAGATACTGAAATCTCAGTAGAAGATGAAGGTAATTATACGTTCGTTGGCTTAGTGGCAATGATTGATCCACCTAGAGAAGAATCCGCTAAAGCTGTTGCTGATTGTAAAATAGCCGGAATAAAACCAGTTATGATTACTGGTGATCATAAAATTACTGCTGCTGCAATTGCAAAGGAAATAGGTATTTTAGAAGATATATCCGAAGCGATAGAAGGTAAAGAAATTGATCATTTATCCAAAGAAGAGCTTAAAGAATTGGTTCCTAAAATTTCAGTTTACGCAAGAGTAACACCAGAGCATAAAATAAGAATAGTTGAAGCATGGCAGGAAAGAGGCATGGTTGTAGCTATGACAGGGGATGGTGTTAATGATGCTCCTGCATTAAAGCAAGCTGATATAGGTATTGCAATGGGAATTACAGGTACAGAAGTTTCAAAAGATGCTGCTTCTATGATACTAACAGACGACAACTTCGCTACTATTGTCAAAGCAGTTGTTAACGGTAGAAATATATATGCTAATATTAAGAATTCTATAAAATTCTTACTCTCAGGTAATGCAGCTGGAATACTTTCAGTCCTATATGCCTCAATAGTGGGACTACCTCTTCCTTTTGCACCAGTTCACTTATTATTTATAAACCTAGTAACTGATAGTTTACCTGCAATCGCTCTTGGTGTTGAAAAGCAAAGAGGAGATTTGCTTAATGAAAAACCTAGAAATGTTAATTCATCAATACTCTCAGCAGAATTCTTAAGATATATTGCAAGTGAAGGTATTTTAATTACAATCGCTACTATGAGTGCTTATTATATAGGCTTTAATCATGGCGGAGCTGCTCTAGGAAGCACCCTAGCCTTTTCAACTTTATGTTTAGCAAGATTATTCCATAGTTTCAATTGTAGAGGTACGGAATCAGTATTTAAAATAGGTTTATTTACTAATAAATATATCTGGTATTCAATATTTGCGGGTGCGGTACTATTATTTGGAATATTAAATGTACCAGCACTAGAAACATTATTCTTAGTTGCACCATTAACCTTAGTAAACGAGCTTGAAATAATACTTTTAGCGTTAGCACCAACTGTATTAATTCAACTTAAAAGATTAATAGCTAAATAACTTAGTTTATATAAAAAGAAACTATCTTAAGATAGTTTCTTTTTTCTTTTGTAATAACTCTTTTGGCGATACTTTAAACATACTTTTAAATGCCCTAAAAAAACTTGAATAATCATTAAAGCCACATTGTAGATATACTCTAGTAATAGGTTCACCTAGTTTTATAAGATCACGTGCCATTAGTAGTCTTTTTTGCATTACATAATTATGAAGCGTATATCCTGTTTCCTTTTTAAACTTGTGCATTAGATAATATTTACTCAAATAAAACTTTTGAGATAATAACCCAATAGATAACTCTTTACTTAAGTTATTATTTATATATTTTAGTATTTTCTCTATCTGCTTATCATACTTAAGTGTTTCCTCATCACTTATATACATATTCCCAAGATGAATTCTATTTAGATATATAATAAACTGAATCAATAATGAATTACTTAAGATTTTATTTCCAAAATCTTTTGAATTAAAAGATGCTTCAAGAGACTCAATTATAAATTTTAGATCATTTCGCAATTTTTCTTCTAGTCTAATAATATTAAAACTTTTTTCACTAGCTAATTTAAAACATGTTGAAAGGTCACAGTTTTCATAGTTATGATTCTCTATAAACTTAGGATTAATCCAAATGACTATCCTATCATATATTTCACTAGATTCTATAACAGGTTTGTGAACATCATGATTATTTACTAATAATATATCCCATGGTTTTAAGCAGTACGCTTTTCCTTCTATTAAATAGGTTACCTTCCCTGATAAAAATATTATTATCTTATTGAAATCATGATAATGAAATTCGAATTCCTGGTTTTTTCTATCTTTTAAGTGAAAAAGCTCAAAATCTCTTTTTAAATATCCTGATTTATTTCTATATTCATTCCCATCCATTAAGAAATAGCTCCTATAATCTTTTTATATACTTATTATATTAGAGCACTTTTTGCAATGTTTCAAGCAATAAATGCACTATATATTGCTAATGACCTGTATATAATGATAATATAAACCATTATATTTGTCGGAGGATTAAAATGAAACTTTCTGAATTATTGAAGGATATAACTCCTGTCTTAATACAAGGAGATAATTCTATAGAAATCTCTGGTATCAGTTATGACTCTAGAAAAGTTCAAAAGAATTTTTTATTTGTATGTATCAAGGGCGATACTGTTAATGGTAATGATTTTATATTTGATGCCATTAATAATGGTGCAATTGCGATCATAACTGATGAGAATTTTCCACCTGAAATAAATGATATTACTTTTATTAAAGTAAATGATAGTAAAATTGCACTAGCAAGTATTTCTAGCTTATTCTATAATGATCCTTCAAAAGAAATAGGCTTAGTAGGTGTTACTGGAACAAATGGTAAGACTACAGTTATACATTATATTGGTGATGTTCTTGAAGCCTATGGAAATCCAACTGGATTAATTGGAACATTAGGCTATGAATTCAAAAATAAACAAATTAATATTGAAAGAATAAATCCAACTACCCCCGAATCACTAGAGCTACAAAATTTATTTAGGAATTTTATTGATTATGGAGCTAAAAATGTAGTTATGGAAGTTACCTCTTCTGCCCTATATAAAAATAGAGTTGACTTTTGTGACTTTAACGTTGGTGTTTTTACAAATCTATCTCAAGATCATCTTGAAGTTCATGGAACTATGGAAAACTATAAGAATGAAAAATTAAAACTATTTCATAAGTGCACTCTAGGTGTTATTAATTTAGATGACAAATTCTCTAAGGAAATAATAGAAAAGGCTACTTGTAAAATTTTAACTTATGGCATAGATAAAGATGCTGATATAAAGGCCAGCAAAATAAGATATAATAATGACTCTGTTACTTTTATTGTAACTTTAAAAGGAATAAGCAAAGAAATAACTATTAATATTCCTGGTAAGTTTACTGTTTACAATGCATTAGCCACTATCGGTGCATGCTATGGACTAGGTTTAGAAATTAATGAAATTCTTAACTTAGTTTCTACTATTAAAAATGTTCCTGGAAGACTTGAATTGATAAATAATAGCTTAAATAAAAATGTAATAATTGATTATGCTCATACTCCTGATGCCTTAGAAAAACTTTTAATGATGTCAAGACAGATAACAAAGGGTAAGATTATTGTAGTATTTGGATGTGGAGGGGATAGAGATAAATCTAAGAGAGGAATAATGGGTATGGCAGCAGGCGTATTATCAGATTATACAATAATAACTTCTGACAACCCCAGAACTGAAAACCCCCTAGACATAATTGAAGATATTGAAGAGGGAATGAATGTTATAAAAGCTAATCATGAGAAAATTATCGACAGAAAAAAAGCTATAGAGAGGGGTTTAAGTCTTTTAAAAGATGATGACCTGCTAGTAATTGCAGGGAAAGGACATGAAGACTATCAAATTATAGGGAATACCAAAATACATTTTGATGATAGAGAAATTGTTCGAGAACTTTTAGGATAAAAGATATCATAAAATAAAACTGGACTAACTAAGATTTAATGTTACTTCTTAGTTAGTCCTTATTATTATCTCACTTGGCCTTCACCATATATAATATATTTTATTGTGGTTAATTCATTTAATCCCATTGGTCCCCTAGCATGTAATTTTTGAGTGCTAATTCCTATCTCTGCTCCAAAACCAAATTCAAAACCATCTGTAAATCTAGTAGACGCATTTACAT
This sequence is a window from Clostridium sp. 'White wine YQ'. Protein-coding genes within it:
- a CDS encoding AraC family transcriptional regulator; this encodes MDGNEYRNKSGYLKRDFELFHLKDRKNQEFEFHYHDFNKIIIFLSGKVTYLIEGKAYCLKPWDILLVNNHDVHKPVIESSEIYDRIVIWINPKFIENHNYENCDLSTCFKLASEKSFNIIRLEEKLRNDLKFIIESLEASFNSKDFGNKILSNSLLIQFIIYLNRIHLGNMYISDEETLKYDKQIEKILKYINNNLSKELSIGLLSQKFYLSKYYLMHKFKKETGYTLHNYVMQKRLLMARDLIKLGEPITRVYLQCGFNDYSSFFRAFKSMFKVSPKELLQKKKETILR
- a CDS encoding cation-translocating P-type ATPase — protein: MKNYYNKSSEELLKEFNTSLSGIDSSKVDEIREIHGFNELLEGEKKSLIMIFLEQFKDFLVFVLLGASIISFAVGNKESTIVILVVLIMNAILGTVQHLKAEASLKSLKALSAPNSKVIRDGHKIEIPSKELIPGDIVLLEAGDFVAADGRLIDNYSLQVNESSLTGESINVDKHSDLITEDEVPLAERTNMVFSGSLVTYGRGTVLVTGTGMNTEIGKIAQLLKDTKEKKTPLQKSLDDFGKKLTFLILGICFIIFFVNISRGLPLIDSVMFSIALAVAAIPEALSSIVTIVLALGTQKMAKEGAIVKKLKSVESLGSVSIICSDKTGTLTQNKMKVKELYINGEVIPSSGLNLSNPTHEFFLKSLVLCNDSSIRDDAEIGDPTEVALVKLAADYSKTAEEIRNTHTRKSEIPFDSDRKLMSTTHEFDEDHVMITKGAVDVLINKITSIETVDGIKEISQNDKDAIEETNKNFSRKGLRVLALVYKNIPLDTEISVEDEGNYTFVGLVAMIDPPREESAKAVADCKIAGIKPVMITGDHKITAAAIAKEIGILEDISEAIEGKEIDHLSKEELKELVPKISVYARVTPEHKIRIVEAWQERGMVVAMTGDGVNDAPALKQADIGIAMGITGTEVSKDAASMILTDDNFATIVKAVVNGRNIYANIKNSIKFLLSGNAAGILSVLYASIVGLPLPFAPVHLLFINLVTDSLPAIALGVEKQRGDLLNEKPRNVNSSILSAEFLRYIASEGILITIATMSAYYIGFNHGGAALGSTLAFSTLCLARLFHSFNCRGTESVFKIGLFTNKYIWYSIFAGAVLLFGILNVPALETLFLVAPLTLVNELEIILLALAPTVLIQLKRLIAK
- a CDS encoding UDP-N-acetylmuramoyl-L-alanyl-D-glutamate--2,6-diaminopimelate ligase; protein product: MKLSELLKDITPVLIQGDNSIEISGISYDSRKVQKNFLFVCIKGDTVNGNDFIFDAINNGAIAIITDENFPPEINDITFIKVNDSKIALASISSLFYNDPSKEIGLVGVTGTNGKTTVIHYIGDVLEAYGNPTGLIGTLGYEFKNKQINIERINPTTPESLELQNLFRNFIDYGAKNVVMEVTSSALYKNRVDFCDFNVGVFTNLSQDHLEVHGTMENYKNEKLKLFHKCTLGVINLDDKFSKEIIEKATCKILTYGIDKDADIKASKIRYNNDSVTFIVTLKGISKEITINIPGKFTVYNALATIGACYGLGLEINEILNLVSTIKNVPGRLELINNSLNKNVIIDYAHTPDALEKLLMMSRQITKGKIIVVFGCGGDRDKSKRGIMGMAAGVLSDYTIITSDNPRTENPLDIIEDIEEGMNVIKANHEKIIDRKKAIERGLSLLKDDDLLVIAGKGHEDYQIIGNTKIHFDDREIVRELLG